The DNA segment TTACCCTTCCCAGGCAGCTCGAACGCGACCTGGTGTTTATCGCCACCGGCACCGGCATCGCTCCCATCCGCGCCATGCTCCAGCAACTTTTTCGTAATGGCACCGGGCATCAGGTCTATTTGATCTTCGGCGTCCGCTATCCCCATACCATCCTTTACCGCGACGAGTTTGAGCAGTTGAGCGCCGGGCATCCCAACTTCCATTTCATCCCCACACTCAGCCGCCCGCCGGCCGACTGGACGGGCGCATCCGGCCACGTTCAGAAACAAATCGAAGCATGCTTCCCCGGACGCAGCAACTTTGACACCTACATCTGCGGATTGAAGTTGATGGTGGACGACGTTCGCCACCAACTGAAGGCCA comes from the Candidatus Acidiferrales bacterium genome and includes:
- a CDS encoding FAD-dependent oxidoreductase, with the translated sequence MVNETKLLHAATLRRVIELCPGTKHFEFEITSARRFDFTAGQFISLTMQFSSKSHTRAYSIASALNRSPRFDLCLNRVQDGRFSNYLCDLAAGATIEFDGPLGFFTLPRQLERDLVFIATGTGIAPIRAMLQQLFRNGTGHQVYLIFGVRYPHTILYRDEFEQLSAGHPNFHFIPTLSRPPADWTGASGHVQKQIEACFPGRSNFDTYICGLKLMVDDVRHQLKAMGLDRRQIHYEKYD